A stretch of the Pseudoalteromonas phenolica genome encodes the following:
- a CDS encoding TetR/AcrR family transcriptional regulator translates to MRSAEFDKVAVLRAAMQAFLNKGYTKTSMQDLKQATGLHPGSIYCAFENKRGLLLAAISQYNQDRSDEFCAFFINSDSSKQGLEDYLGHIVAECLSCDTSKACLLTKALNELAEQDSEVQTLISQQLEAWQAAITDKFARAQNEGDISDERSAECRGRYFVMGIYGLRTFANTHPEPDTLKKLAKQLFKDVCA, encoded by the coding sequence ATGCGTAGTGCCGAATTCGACAAAGTTGCAGTACTTCGAGCTGCCATGCAGGCCTTTTTAAATAAGGGTTACACTAAAACCAGTATGCAAGATCTCAAGCAAGCAACGGGTCTTCACCCTGGGTCTATTTACTGTGCTTTCGAGAATAAACGAGGCTTACTGCTGGCTGCAATTTCGCAATATAACCAAGATAGAAGCGATGAATTTTGTGCTTTCTTCATCAATAGCGACTCAAGTAAACAAGGTCTAGAAGACTACTTAGGGCATATTGTTGCAGAGTGTTTAAGCTGTGATACCAGTAAAGCCTGCTTGCTCACAAAGGCACTTAATGAACTTGCAGAACAAGATAGTGAAGTACAAACCTTAATCAGCCAGCAACTAGAAGCATGGCAGGCAGCAATTACCGATAAATTTGCTCGCGCACAAAATGAGGGCGATATTTCTGATGAGCGCTCAGCGGAATGTAGAGGACGATATTTTGTAATGGGTATTTATGGCTTACGTACATTTGCGAATACGCACCCTGAACCTGACACATTGAAAAAGTTAGCAAAGCAACTGTTCAAAGACGTTTGCGCTTAA